The Thermodesulfovibrionales bacterium region GGCAGGAGCAATGTCAGGGCTTACGCCTATTTCCTCATCCCTGGAGAGGATCTCATGACAGACGAGTCGAAAAAGAGGCTTCAGGCGATGAGAGATATGAGTTTCCTCGGGGCAGGATTCAGACTTGCGATGAAGGACATGGAGATCAGGGGCGCAGGGAACCTCCTCGGTCCCCAGCAATCAGGCCACGTTCATGCTGTGGGCTTCGACCTCTATGTGGAGATGCTCGAAAAGGCCGTAGCCGAGTTGAAAGGAGCTAAGGTCAAGGAAGAGCCGGAACCTTCTATCAACCTGAAACTCTCGGCCTTCATACCGGAAGGCTACATCGAAGACCTGACATTGCGGTTAAGTATCTACAGAAGGATAGCGCAGGCAAAGGACATAGACGCCGTGGATATGATCGAGTCGGAAATGGAAGACCGCTTCGGATCGCTGCCTGATGAGGTCGGGAGACTTCTCGACATCATGAGACTGAAGATCATGGCAAGAGGAATGTCAGTCACGAACCTATCCGAGACCGACGGGAAGGTGAGATTGGTATTTTCCGACGAAACGCCTGTTCTGCCGGAGAAGATATTTGGTCTCCAGAAGACCTTCGGCGGTCTTCGGGTCCACCGTGACGGTTTTGAGATCTCCTTGAAAGGCGGCTCGAAAGACCGCAGGAACATGACGGTCTTGTTTGACGTGATGAAGGGATTGACGTGATCAGTCCGCGATTTCCCTTTACTTCTCCGGAGCTTTCTGATAATTTTACAATGGATATGAAGAGGTCCAAAGGAATCAGCATGGCATTGCAGGCCATCATTATCATCCTGACGCTCATTACGGGTTGCGCAAGCATGAGCAGTGATGAGAAGATAAAACGGTCCACTGCCCATTATCAGTTAGGGATATCATATCTCAATGACAACAATGTCCAGCCGGCCTATGTAGAACTCCAGAAGGCATTGGACCTCAATCCTCATGATAAGGAGGTCCTGAACGCCCTCGGTGTTATCCATCTCCTGAAGTTTGAAGACTATCCCAAGGCAGTAGAATATTTCAAAAGGGCCTTGAATGAGGACAAGAACTTTTCTGAGGCCTCAAATAATCTCGGCTTCGCATACGAACGGGAGGAAAGGTTCCAGGAGGCTATCGAATCATACAAGGATGCCCTCTCAAACCCTTTTTACAAGAATGCGCAAAAGGCCTTCAACAATCTCGGCAGGGCCTACTACAGGATCAGGAAGTACGATGAAGCCGCAGACGCCTATAAGGAATCGATAAGGAGGTCCTCTGATTTTCCTCTTCCCTATTATGGCCTTGCCCTCTCCTACAACGCCCTCGGAAGGTATGATGACGCTGCGGCAGCCCTTAAGATGGCGATTGGGCTTGATCCCGACTATAAGGGGGATACGGAGAAGTTTCGCAAAGAGATAAGGGAGAGAAGGCTGTTCGCAAAAGGAAATGAAGAAAGGGACATAGATGACCTCATTGAAATTTTGAATTACTGATAGCACTGCTTTCCCTATGGTTTATATAAGGAAGATGCTCGCTTCTCACTTGCAACCTTATGGATCAACACAATTTCTGTTCAGACACTCCTACCCCGAATGAAAAATGCTTCATGAATCTTAAGGGATAACTCTAACAAAATCTTAAAATTACTTGACAATAAAGAATTAATATGATTGAATGTAAGATAGTATGAAGAAAGCTTTCTATATTTATGAGGGAGGGAAAAATAGATGACAAAAAGGATTGTCTCTATCTTTATGGCACTGTTTCTTGTATCATGCGGAAATTCCAAGATTTCCGGTGTCACTACAGAGACCCGAAGTGAGACCAGCGTTTCAAAACAGGCAGTCCTGCCCCCGGTAACGATGGAGTCGGTCCTGTCCCAGGCTGAGAAGGGAAGATACAAAGAGGGTGAACTCCTCGTCAAGTTCAAGTCCGGCGTATCGTCTCGATCTGCCTTGAGTGCCCATCGGTCATCCGGTGCGACTGTCGTGAGGAGATACAGCATCGTCGAGAACCTTGAGCACGTGAAACTTCCGAAGGGGCTCTCGGTGAAAGAAGCGATCAGCCGTTACATGGCCGATCCTAGTGTGGAATATGCAGAGCCGAACTATACAAAATGTCTCAGCTCTACCGTTCCTAATGACCTTTATTTTAATCCGCAGCAGTGGGCCCTCAATAATACCGGCACCTACGCCAACGGTACAGCAGGCGCGGATATCAAGATGCCTATCTCGTGGGACATTACAACGGGAAACGGGAATCTCATTATCGCTGTCCTGGACACAGGAATAGACTACGGCCATCCCGATTTAGTGAATAACATATGGACGAATCCCGGAGAGACATGCTCGGACGGCATAGATCACGATGGAAACGGCTTTGTCAATGACTGCAAGGGATGGGATTTTGTGAATGGCGACAATGACCCGATAGATGACAATGGACACGGGACGCATGTGGCGGGGATCATCGGCGCCGTCGGCAATAATGGGACAGGCATTAGCGGCGTAATGTGGAATGTGAAGCTCATGCCACTGAAGATCTTCGATGCAACGGGTCAGGTGGAAGATACCCAATGTGGAGGGCCATCAGGTTTTATAGCCGACGAAGTTGCAGCCATCGAGTATTCTACTGCGAACGGTGCAAAGGTTATCAATGCCAGTTTTGGCGGGCCTGATTTCTGTAATACTGAGCTCTCTGCCATAGCATCGGCGAATGCTGCAGGTGTCCTTTTTGTTGCTTCTTCCGGTAATAGCGGCACAAACAACGACCTTGCGCCGGAATACCCTGCCAGTTACAGCCTTCCCAATATCATCTCTGTCAGTGCCACTGACCAGAACGACAGGAGGGCCTCCTTTGCTAATTTCGGTCTACAATCCGTTCATGTCGCAGCGCCCGGTGTCTATATTCTAAGTACGATCACTCCGGGTTTAACCTTTTCCCTCTGCACTGGTGCACCCTTCCCCGGATATGATATCTGCAGCGGAACCTCCATGGCCGCTCCCCATGTCTCTGGGCTTGCCGGGCTCCTCTTGAGTTACTATACGAATTTTACCTATATCCAGGCACGTTCAACGATCCTCAGGTATGTCGATGTTCTCCCTGACCTCACAGGATGGGTCGAGACAGGGGGAAGGATCAACGCTTATAAGGCGCTTTCGTCGTTGTTGACGCCGACAAATCTTCAGGCAACAGGAACAACTCCATCGAGCATATCGTTGTCCTGGACAGACAATGCCACTGGTGAGGACGGATACAAGGTAGAAAGAAAAGGTGCGGACGGAACGTTCGTCCAGATAGCTGTGCTCGGACCGAATTCCACGACTTTTACTGATTCCGGTCTCACTCCTTCCACCGGCTATACCTACCGGGTTAGGGCATACAACACGATCCCTGCGGACTCCTCGTACTCGAATGAGACATCCGCCACTACGCTGTCTGCATCAGCCGACCAAGGAGGCGGAGGAGGAGGGGGCTGTTCCATTGGTGCGAGACAGAACATGCCGACGACGATGGCCGATGCCGCTCTCATCCTGTTACCCCTGGTATACGTCGCACTTATGAGGCGGAAGAGATAATCGAGAGACAACACCTATAGGCTGAAGATCAGAAAGGCAATCGCTACATATCCGGCAGTATTCTGCCTGGTGTTTCTGTATCATGCCTTTCCGTTTTCGGCCTTGAGATACCTGATTCCCCTTGTTCTCGTCATGATCCCTTACGTGCTGCGGGAAAGGGTGAATCTTAGGTTTGACACGAAGGATATCGTTGCCGGTGTCGCTGTTTCTGCCATAGTCCTCCTGCCGTTCTGGTTCCTCCTTTCTCAACCCGGAAGATCTCTTCCCTCTCCCTCCGTGAGC contains the following coding sequences:
- a CDS encoding tetratricopeptide repeat protein, encoding MDMKRSKGISMALQAIIIILTLITGCASMSSDEKIKRSTAHYQLGISYLNDNNVQPAYVELQKALDLNPHDKEVLNALGVIHLLKFEDYPKAVEYFKRALNEDKNFSEASNNLGFAYEREERFQEAIESYKDALSNPFYKNAQKAFNNLGRAYYRIRKYDEAADAYKESIRRSSDFPLPYYGLALSYNALGRYDDAAAALKMAIGLDPDYKGDTEKFRKEIRERRLFAKGNEERDIDDLIEILNY
- a CDS encoding S8 family serine peptidase → MTKRIVSIFMALFLVSCGNSKISGVTTETRSETSVSKQAVLPPVTMESVLSQAEKGRYKEGELLVKFKSGVSSRSALSAHRSSGATVVRRYSIVENLEHVKLPKGLSVKEAISRYMADPSVEYAEPNYTKCLSSTVPNDLYFNPQQWALNNTGTYANGTAGADIKMPISWDITTGNGNLIIAVLDTGIDYGHPDLVNNIWTNPGETCSDGIDHDGNGFVNDCKGWDFVNGDNDPIDDNGHGTHVAGIIGAVGNNGTGISGVMWNVKLMPLKIFDATGQVEDTQCGGPSGFIADEVAAIEYSTANGAKVINASFGGPDFCNTELSAIASANAAGVLFVASSGNSGTNNDLAPEYPASYSLPNIISVSATDQNDRRASFANFGLQSVHVAAPGVYILSTITPGLTFSLCTGAPFPGYDICSGTSMAAPHVSGLAGLLLSYYTNFTYIQARSTILRYVDVLPDLTGWVETGGRINAYKALSSLLTPTNLQATGTTPSSISLSWTDNATGEDGYKVERKGADGTFVQIAVLGPNSTTFTDSGLTPSTGYTYRVRAYNTIPADSSYSNETSATTLSASADQGGGGGGGCSIGARQNMPTTMADAALILLPLVYVALMRRKR